The following coding sequences lie in one Pseudomonas svalbardensis genomic window:
- a CDS encoding AAA family ATPase has protein sequence MKLRKLKLKDFRRFEDIEIDFHPELTVIAARNGQGKTTILEAIATALGPFVGAFDMGKSKHIERTDARYVRLGNSFENEQRFPVVIDAALDTPSIQWQRALHGPKSRTTTKEAAPLANWGKNLQELLRSEVATALPLISYYPAGRLWITHNNSSRKAVVSASRTMGYEDCLSSASNFVQMQQWMRKATMALLQQQELPGYEQSDLKPRIAGIQNAVNLVLENEGWSNFHYSLGYEDLAMSHPDHGLLPISLLSDGVRAMISLTADMAFRCARLNGQFQDKAPLLTEGIVLIDEVDLHLHPAWQQQVLAALRKAFPKIQFIVSTHSPQVLTTVNREQIRVIHKDEQGWISEQPAMSPLAQESGDALAGVMNVSTRPPMDIVETAHEYEQLFRDGAGTSPQAKQLKKELDDAGYEISEADMTLWTFLAAQVRKARND, from the coding sequence GTAACGGACAAGGTAAAACTACCATTCTGGAAGCCATTGCCACCGCTCTAGGCCCCTTTGTGGGCGCATTCGATATGGGAAAGTCCAAGCACATCGAGCGTACCGACGCTCGTTATGTTCGCTTGGGCAACAGTTTTGAAAATGAGCAAAGGTTTCCGGTCGTCATTGATGCGGCTCTTGATACTCCAAGCATCCAGTGGCAGAGAGCCCTGCATGGCCCCAAAAGCCGTACGACAACCAAAGAAGCGGCTCCTCTGGCCAACTGGGGTAAGAATCTACAAGAGCTACTGCGTTCCGAAGTAGCGACTGCCTTGCCGCTAATTAGCTACTACCCAGCAGGACGGCTCTGGATCACCCATAACAACAGTTCACGAAAAGCGGTGGTGAGTGCCAGCAGAACCATGGGTTACGAAGACTGCTTATCCTCTGCATCCAACTTTGTGCAAATGCAGCAGTGGATGCGCAAGGCGACAATGGCACTGCTCCAACAACAAGAGCTACCAGGTTATGAGCAGTCAGACCTGAAACCCAGAATCGCCGGAATTCAAAACGCCGTAAATCTGGTTCTGGAGAATGAAGGGTGGAGCAACTTCCATTACAGCCTTGGCTATGAAGATCTCGCGATGTCTCACCCTGATCACGGGCTGCTGCCCATCAGTCTGCTCAGTGATGGCGTTCGCGCGATGATCTCGTTGACCGCCGACATGGCATTTCGCTGTGCGCGTTTGAATGGTCAATTTCAGGATAAAGCCCCGCTGCTGACTGAAGGCATTGTTCTGATAGATGAAGTCGACCTGCACCTTCACCCCGCTTGGCAGCAACAAGTGCTCGCAGCCTTACGTAAAGCGTTCCCAAAGATCCAGTTCATCGTCAGCACACATAGTCCACAGGTATTGACTACCGTGAACCGCGAACAGATCCGCGTGATTCACAAGGATGAGCAAGGCTGGATTTCTGAACAACCGGCAATGAGCCCTTTGGCACAGGAATCGGGAGACGCACTGGCAGGGGTCATGAATGTGAGCACCCGCCCTCCTATGGACATAGTTGAAACAGCTCACGAATATGAACAATTGTTCCGGGACGGCGCAGGCACCAGTCCACAAGCCAAACAGTTGAAAAAGGAGTTGGACGACGCAGGTTATGAAATTTCCGAAGCTGATATGACGCTCTGGACGTTCCTTGCAGCGCAAGTTAGGAAGGCGCGTAATGATTGA
- a CDS encoding exodeoxyribonuclease VII small subunit, producing the protein MARKKAALDFEQSLADLQTLVERLENGELSLEDSLTAFEQGIGLTRDCQAALAQAEQKVQVLLERDGELAEEPFDADQPE; encoded by the coding sequence ATGGCCCGCAAAAAAGCTGCACTGGATTTCGAACAATCTCTCGCTGACCTGCAAACGCTGGTGGAGCGTCTGGAGAACGGCGAATTGTCGCTGGAAGACTCGCTGACGGCTTTCGAGCAAGGCATCGGTCTGACCCGCGATTGCCAGGCGGCGCTGGCTCAGGCCGAACAAAAGGTTCAGGTGCTGCTCGAGCGTGATGGCGAGCTGGCCGAGGAACCCTTCGACGCGGATCAGCCAGAATGA
- a CDS encoding TonB-dependent receptor domain-containing protein: MKLSRLALTLTLLPAGELLADTFERDQALKLPDVLISANRQVEARNDSSAANTVFTREDIDRLQPSSVTDLLRRVPGVQVGQTGGRGSLPGIYIRGTKSAQSLVLVDGQRIGNSTSGDSNLQHINIEQVERVEVLRGSRSVIYGSDAIGGVIQIFTRRGGEQGLQPRMHVGFGSNQTWERSLGLSGGDEQTRFNLGASLDETAGINRTRESYPSDGDHDEYRNKSMSLSLSHALTDDIEIGANLLDNRGKSEFDNPFGRFDMDTFGSVQQQPYSDFAVSSVSNYVDARISDLWKTRVEFGHSENREKTLDKLSDERSVFNTYRDSVNWQNDLTLDERNSLILGGDWYEDRINSSTPFDEDSRWNRAAFIQHRYQTDSFSTELGLRRDQNQQFGGQNSWSGTFTLPLNPDNDVLLTYSEGFRAPTFNDLYYPDFSNPDLKPETSKSYELQWRSQLTDTSRLEASLYRTDLEDAIIFGSNSRPQNVASARINGFEAALKQELFGWQSNLGVAIIDPRDRDSGHTLARRARRTLSLDLDRQFDRLGLGASWQAVSSSYDDENNQQPLGGYALLGLRSSWELNREIKFELKVDNLLDKGYSRALYSHDGSQNGYREEGRAWMFGVTWTPEL, encoded by the coding sequence ATGAAACTCTCCCGCCTCGCCCTGACGCTGACCCTGCTACCGGCCGGCGAACTGCTGGCCGACACCTTCGAACGCGACCAGGCCCTGAAGCTTCCCGACGTGCTGATCAGCGCCAACCGTCAGGTCGAAGCGCGCAATGACAGCAGCGCCGCCAACACCGTGTTCACCCGCGAAGACATTGATCGCCTGCAACCGAGCAGCGTGACTGACTTGCTGCGTCGTGTGCCGGGTGTGCAGGTCGGACAAACCGGCGGGCGCGGGAGTCTGCCGGGGATTTACATCCGCGGCACCAAATCAGCCCAAAGCCTGGTGCTGGTCGACGGCCAGCGCATCGGCAACTCCACCTCCGGCGACAGCAACCTGCAACACATCAACATCGAACAGGTCGAGCGCGTGGAAGTGCTGCGCGGTTCCCGCTCGGTGATTTATGGCAGCGATGCGATTGGCGGGGTGATCCAGATCTTCACTCGTCGCGGCGGCGAGCAAGGCCTGCAACCGCGAATGCACGTGGGCTTTGGCAGCAACCAGACCTGGGAACGCAGCCTCGGGCTGTCCGGCGGCGACGAGCAGACCCGATTCAATCTCGGTGCCAGCCTCGATGAAACCGCCGGAATCAATCGCACCCGCGAGTCGTATCCCAGCGACGGCGATCATGACGAATACCGCAACAAATCGATGAGTTTGAGCCTGAGTCACGCCCTCACCGATGACATCGAAATCGGCGCCAACCTGCTGGATAACCGTGGCAAAAGTGAGTTCGACAATCCGTTCGGCCGCTTCGACATGGACACGTTCGGGTCAGTCCAGCAGCAGCCCTACAGCGACTTCGCGGTGAGCAGCGTCAGCAATTATGTCGATGCGCGTATCAGTGACCTGTGGAAAACCCGCGTCGAGTTCGGCCACAGCGAAAACCGCGAAAAGACTTTGGACAAGCTCAGTGACGAACGCAGTGTGTTCAACACGTATCGCGACTCGGTGAACTGGCAGAACGACCTGACCCTCGACGAGCGCAACAGCCTGATCCTCGGCGGCGACTGGTACGAGGACCGGATCAACAGCAGCACGCCATTCGACGAGGACAGCCGCTGGAACCGTGCGGCGTTTATCCAGCATCGCTACCAGACGGACAGCTTCTCCACGGAACTGGGCCTGCGTCGCGACCAGAACCAGCAGTTCGGTGGCCAGAACAGTTGGAGCGGCACCTTTACCCTGCCGCTGAACCCCGACAACGATGTGCTGCTGACCTACAGCGAAGGCTTCCGCGCGCCGACCTTCAATGACCTGTATTACCCGGATTTCAGCAACCCGGACCTGAAGCCCGAGACCTCGAAAAGCTACGAGCTGCAATGGCGCAGTCAGCTGACCGACACCAGCCGACTGGAAGCTTCGCTGTACCGCACGGACCTGGAAGACGCGATTATTTTCGGCAGCAATTCACGGCCGCAGAACGTGGCCTCGGCACGGATCAACGGGTTCGAAGCCGCATTGAAACAGGAACTGTTCGGCTGGCAGAGCAACCTCGGCGTGGCGATCATCGACCCGCGGGATCGCGATAGCGGACACACTCTGGCTCGTCGCGCGCGGCGGACCTTGAGCCTGGATCTGGATCGGCAGTTTGACCGGCTAGGGCTCGGCGCCAGCTGGCAGGCTGTGAGCAGCAGCTATGACGATGAGAACAATCAGCAGCCGTTGGGCGGGTACGCGTTGCTGGGGTTGCGCAGTAGCTGGGAATTGAATCGTGAGATCAAGTTTGAGTTGAAGGTCGATAACCTGCTGGACAAGGGTTATAGCCGGGCGCTGTACAGCCATGACGGCAGTCAGAATGGGTATCGTGAAGAAGGTCGGGCGTGGATGTTTGGGGTGACCTGGACGCCGGAGCTCTGA
- a CDS encoding substrate-binding periplasmic protein, which produces MARRWLAVMIFAMFCSLAQASDGDATPSVIHLASEDWEDYTAADGHGLGWDVLREVFEPAGVKLDIRSEPYVRSMGLAQRGEVDACVGSYLDESSDLLYPRWNFDTDHIYALGLASNPAPTPETLGNYRLAWVRGYDFQDYLPNVRRYNEVMRRTGILSMLTRNRADFYIDALTEVDYVLRWAKDPSQFRRTHIAELPLYLCFAKTPKARTLMALFDQRMEQLVKNGQLKPIFERWKQPYPFDSN; this is translated from the coding sequence ATGGCTCGGCGCTGGTTGGCTGTGATGATTTTCGCGATGTTTTGCTCGCTCGCCCAAGCTAGTGACGGGGATGCAACGCCGTCGGTGATTCATCTGGCCAGCGAAGATTGGGAAGACTACACCGCCGCCGATGGCCACGGTCTGGGCTGGGACGTGTTGCGGGAAGTCTTCGAGCCAGCGGGGGTCAAGCTGGACATCCGCAGCGAACCCTACGTCCGCTCCATGGGCCTGGCCCAGCGCGGCGAAGTGGATGCCTGTGTCGGCTCCTATCTTGATGAGTCCAGCGATCTGCTCTATCCGCGCTGGAACTTCGATACCGATCACATCTATGCCTTGGGGCTGGCCAGCAACCCTGCGCCGACCCCGGAAACCCTGGGCAACTATCGACTGGCCTGGGTCCGCGGCTACGACTTTCAGGATTACCTGCCTAACGTACGCCGCTATAACGAAGTCATGCGGCGTACCGGGATTTTGTCGATGTTGACCCGCAACCGCGCCGACTTTTACATCGACGCGCTGACCGAGGTCGACTATGTCCTCAGGTGGGCCAAGGATCCGTCGCAGTTCCGTCGCACCCACATCGCGGAACTGCCGCTGTATCTGTGCTTTGCCAAGACCCCCAAGGCTCGCACCCTGATGGCGCTTTTCGACCAACGCATGGAGCAACTGGTGAAGAACGGCCAGCTGAAACCGATCTTCGAGCGCTGGAAACAACCCTATCCGTTCGACTCAAACTAA
- a CDS encoding cobalamin-binding protein: MRPVWLAVLLLAVSGPTVAVERVVSLAPSLSEIVVELDSADLLVGVLDAGERPAELKDLPSVGRYGQLDMEQLLSLKPDLLLLWPGSVGPAQREQLKRLNLPTYIAEPHNLEQLTSQIEAIASQLGRSERGVSLAENLRQRLDSLRQRYSRDVPLRVFYQVWDRPLYTVGGGQIISDALEVCGARNVFADLTLPAPQVSIEAVLQRNPDVILASDQAQLDAWKAWPQVAAVAQGKLLLVTDKGLERPSGQMIEATAKLCHVIAPDR, translated from the coding sequence ATGCGACCCGTCTGGCTGGCGGTTTTGCTGCTGGCCGTCAGTGGCCCGACGGTTGCGGTCGAACGCGTTGTCAGCCTCGCGCCATCGCTCTCTGAAATCGTTGTTGAGCTGGATTCAGCCGACCTGTTGGTGGGTGTGCTGGATGCGGGAGAGCGTCCTGCTGAACTCAAAGACCTTCCTTCCGTTGGTCGGTACGGTCAGCTGGACATGGAACAGCTGCTCAGTCTCAAACCCGATCTGCTGTTGCTCTGGCCCGGCAGCGTTGGCCCGGCCCAGCGTGAACAGCTCAAGCGGTTGAACCTCCCGACCTACATTGCTGAACCCCACAACCTCGAACAACTCACTTCGCAGATTGAAGCGATTGCCTCACAACTCGGCCGTTCGGAGCGTGGTGTTTCATTGGCCGAAAATTTGCGTCAGCGACTGGATTCGCTTCGCCAGCGGTATAGTCGGGATGTGCCATTGCGGGTGTTTTATCAGGTCTGGGATCGACCGCTGTACACCGTTGGTGGCGGGCAGATCATCAGCGATGCGCTTGAAGTGTGCGGGGCGCGCAATGTGTTTGCCGACCTGACCCTGCCGGCGCCCCAGGTCAGTATTGAGGCGGTATTACAGCGTAATCCAGACGTGATTCTGGCCAGCGATCAGGCGCAACTCGATGCGTGGAAAGCCTGGCCGCAGGTTGCCGCAGTGGCGCAGGGGAAATTGCTGTTGGTGACGGATAAGGGGCTGGAGCGGCCGAGCGGGCAGATGATCGAAGCGACCGCGAAGTTGTGCCATGTGATCGCGCCGGACCGCTGA
- the dxs gene encoding 1-deoxy-D-xylulose-5-phosphate synthase has product MPTTFHEIPRKRPTTPLLDRANTPDGLRRLGEAELETLADELRLELLYTVGQTGGHFGAGLGVIELTIALHYVFDTPDDRLVWDVGHQAYPHKILTGRRERMGTLRQKDGVAAFPRRSESEYDTFGVGHSSTSISAALGMAIAARLQNSDRKAIAVIGDGALTAGMAFEALNHAPEVNANMLVILNDNDMSISRNVGGLSNYLAKILSSRTYASMREGSKKVLSRLPGAWEIARRTEEYAKGMLVPGTLFEELGWNYIGPIDGHDLPTLIATLRNMRDLKGPQFLHVVTKKGKGFAPAEVDPIGYHAITKLEPLDAPAAAPKKAGGPKYSGVFGEWLCDMAASDPRLVGITPAMKEGSDLVAFSERFPLRYFDVAIAEQHAVTLAAGMACEGAKPVVAIYSTFLQRGYDQLIHDVAVQNLDVLFAIDRAGLVGEDGPTHAGSFDLSFLRCIPGMLVMTPSDENELRKMLTTGHLFNGPAAVRYPRGSGPNATIEKNLEPIEIGKGVVRRQGSKVALLVFGVQLAEALKVAKTLDATVVDMRFVKPLDETLVRDITGRHELLVTIEENAIMGGAGGAVSEFLARENILKSMLHLGLPDSYVEHAKPAQMLAECGLDEAGIEASIRQRLQLLSI; this is encoded by the coding sequence ATGCCCACGACGTTTCATGAGATTCCCCGCAAGCGCCCGACCACGCCCCTGCTCGACCGTGCCAACACGCCGGACGGCCTGCGCCGGTTAGGCGAAGCCGAGCTGGAAACCCTGGCCGATGAGTTGCGCCTGGAATTGCTCTACACGGTCGGTCAGACCGGCGGGCATTTCGGTGCCGGCCTGGGCGTCATCGAGCTGACTATCGCGTTGCATTACGTGTTCGACACCCCGGACGACCGGCTGGTGTGGGACGTGGGTCATCAGGCCTATCCGCACAAAATCCTTACCGGCCGTCGTGAGCGCATGGGCACCCTGCGCCAGAAGGACGGCGTTGCCGCCTTCCCGCGTCGTTCCGAGAGCGAGTACGACACCTTTGGCGTCGGCCACTCCAGCACATCGATCAGCGCAGCGCTGGGCATGGCCATTGCCGCCCGCCTGCAAAACAGTGATCGCAAGGCGATCGCCGTGATCGGTGACGGCGCATTGACTGCCGGCATGGCGTTCGAGGCGCTGAACCATGCGCCGGAAGTGAACGCCAACATGCTGGTGATCCTCAACGACAACGACATGTCGATCTCGCGCAACGTCGGCGGGCTGTCGAACTATCTGGCGAAGATTCTTTCCAGCCGCACTTACGCGAGCATGCGTGAAGGCAGCAAAAAGGTCCTGTCGCGCCTGCCTGGCGCTTGGGAAATCGCCCGTCGCACCGAAGAATACGCAAAAGGCATGCTGGTTCCCGGCACGCTGTTTGAAGAGCTGGGCTGGAACTACATCGGCCCGATCGATGGCCACGACCTGCCGACCTTGATCGCCACCCTGCGCAACATGCGCGATCTCAAAGGCCCGCAGTTCCTGCACGTCGTCACCAAGAAAGGCAAAGGCTTCGCCCCGGCGGAAGTCGACCCGATCGGTTACCACGCGATCACCAAACTCGAACCGCTGGACGCTCCGGCCGCCGCGCCGAAGAAAGCTGGTGGACCGAAGTATTCGGGCGTATTTGGTGAATGGCTATGCGACATGGCCGCTTCTGATCCGCGCTTGGTCGGCATCACTCCCGCGATGAAGGAAGGCTCCGATCTGGTGGCCTTCAGCGAGCGTTTCCCGCTGCGCTATTTCGATGTGGCGATTGCCGAACAACACGCCGTGACCCTCGCTGCCGGCATGGCCTGCGAAGGCGCGAAACCGGTGGTGGCGATTTATTCGACGTTCCTGCAACGTGGCTACGACCAACTGATCCATGACGTCGCAGTGCAAAACCTCGACGTGCTGTTCGCCATCGACCGCGCGGGTCTGGTGGGCGAAGACGGCCCGACTCACGCAGGTAGCTTCGACCTGTCGTTCCTGCGCTGCATTCCCGGCATGCTGGTGATGACCCCGAGCGACGAAAACGAACTGCGCAAAATGCTCACCACTGGCCACCTGTTCAACGGCCCGGCGGCGGTGCGTTATCCGCGCGGCTCTGGCCCGAACGCGACGATCGAGAAAAACCTCGAACCGATCGAAATCGGCAAGGGTGTGGTTCGTCGCCAAGGCAGCAAAGTCGCCCTGCTGGTGTTCGGCGTACAACTGGCCGAGGCGCTGAAAGTCGCCAAAACGCTGGATGCAACCGTGGTCGACATGCGGTTCGTCAAACCGCTCGATGAAACACTGGTTCGCGATATCACCGGCCGCCACGAGCTGCTGGTGACCATCGAAGAGAACGCGATCATGGGCGGTGCCGGTGGCGCCGTCAGCGAATTTCTCGCCCGCGAAAACATCCTCAAGTCGATGCTGCACCTGGGCTTGCCGGACAGTTACGTCGAGCATGCCAAGCCTGCGCAAATGCTGGCCGAGTGTGGGCTGGATGAGGCCGGGATCGAAGCTTCGATTCGTCAGCGCTTGCAACTGCTGAGCATCTAA
- a CDS encoding MFS transporter: MTRGQVRRRLSVNWWQYLALALVPLFVINGVFGQSEAILPVLAMPLFIAGVASMFVSLKFFGGYKHALIATQKALDTPEEPAAWIALAAKRRTAFLAAGLPAWIAALAVFVGLEAVPLMLLALSTLVLFYLYRIPRQLG; the protein is encoded by the coding sequence GTGACCCGCGGTCAGGTTCGGCGGCGACTGTCCGTCAATTGGTGGCAATACCTGGCGCTGGCTTTGGTGCCGCTGTTCGTGATCAACGGCGTATTTGGCCAGAGCGAGGCGATCCTGCCGGTGCTGGCGATGCCGTTGTTCATCGCCGGTGTGGCGTCGATGTTTGTCAGCCTGAAATTCTTTGGCGGCTACAAACACGCGTTGATCGCCACTCAAAAAGCCCTCGATACCCCTGAAGAACCTGCTGCCTGGATCGCCTTGGCTGCCAAGCGTCGCACGGCGTTCCTGGCTGCCGGCCTGCCGGCCTGGATCGCCGCGCTGGCGGTATTCGTCGGCCTCGAAGCCGTGCCGTTGATGCTGCTGGCGCTGTCGACCCTGGTGCTGTTTTACCTCTACCGTATTCCGCGTCAACTCGGCTGA
- a CDS encoding retron system putative HNH endonuclease, with protein sequence MIELAHNPVTPQALMDFNAAHPHAGPGDFDGNAFHLVKKIVKASLHYDQGGLCVYCETPLEPDSGQIDHIKPKRGNDGHPHLTFTYTNYAHGCIRSGGCGQRKGDRVLPIEPAPGCNERFSLSSDGSLEPMPTLNRREKHVVRQTRDMLGLQSAALVREREKWINAFVSLLKEQPLIAKDFLREAPFRHILLRLIS encoded by the coding sequence ATGATTGAGTTGGCTCATAACCCTGTAACACCGCAGGCGCTTATGGATTTCAACGCGGCTCATCCACATGCGGGGCCAGGCGACTTCGATGGAAATGCCTTTCACTTAGTGAAAAAAATCGTGAAGGCGAGCCTCCATTACGATCAAGGCGGGCTTTGCGTTTATTGTGAAACGCCACTCGAGCCTGATTCAGGACAAATTGACCATATCAAACCTAAGCGCGGCAACGATGGGCACCCTCACTTGACGTTCACTTACACCAACTATGCGCACGGGTGTATCCGATCAGGTGGGTGTGGACAACGAAAAGGAGACCGGGTCCTTCCGATTGAACCTGCACCCGGCTGTAACGAGCGGTTCTCGCTGTCATCGGATGGCTCGCTGGAACCTATGCCCACTCTTAACCGGAGGGAAAAGCATGTGGTTCGCCAAACGAGAGACATGCTTGGGCTTCAAAGTGCTGCGCTCGTTCGTGAACGTGAAAAATGGATAAACGCCTTTGTCAGCCTCCTGAAGGAACAGCCATTGATTGCGAAAGATTTTCTGAGAGAAGCCCCCTTCCGCCATATTTTGCTTCGTTTGATCAGTTAG
- the ispA gene encoding (2E,6E)-farnesyl diphosphate synthase, whose translation MIAAYSATSQARVNAALETLFNAPSPELARLYEAMRYSVMNGGKRVRPLLAYAACEALGGKAEQANGAACAVELIHAYSLVHDDLPAMDDDDLRRGQPTTHKKFDEACAILAGDGLQSLAFSALLDPRLSNSDAEIRLQMVSALALAAGPAGMVGGQAIDLGSVGLKLDQKALEYMHRHKTGALIEVSVKLGALASGRAEKDELKSLQTYAQAIGLAFQVQDDILDVESDTETLGKRQGADIARDKPTYPALLGLDAAKAYALELRDQALHALRPFDAAAEPLRDLARYIVDRRS comes from the coding sequence ATGATTGCAGCGTATTCGGCGACCAGCCAGGCCCGCGTCAATGCTGCACTGGAAACCCTGTTCAACGCGCCGAGCCCTGAGCTCGCGCGTCTGTACGAGGCCATGCGCTACAGCGTGATGAATGGCGGCAAACGGGTCCGCCCGCTGCTGGCCTACGCCGCGTGCGAAGCGCTGGGCGGCAAGGCCGAGCAAGCCAACGGCGCGGCGTGCGCGGTGGAGCTGATTCACGCTTATTCCCTGGTGCATGACGATTTGCCGGCCATGGACGACGACGACCTGCGTCGCGGCCAGCCGACCACTCACAAAAAATTCGATGAAGCTTGCGCGATTCTGGCCGGCGACGGCTTGCAGAGCCTGGCCTTCAGCGCCCTGCTCGACCCTCGCCTGAGCAACTCTGACGCTGAAATCCGCCTGCAAATGGTCAGCGCTCTCGCATTGGCCGCGGGCCCGGCAGGCATGGTCGGCGGTCAAGCCATCGACCTCGGTTCGGTCGGTCTGAAACTCGATCAAAAAGCCCTCGAATACATGCACCGGCACAAGACCGGCGCGTTGATCGAGGTCAGCGTCAAACTCGGCGCCCTGGCCAGTGGTCGCGCCGAAAAAGACGAACTCAAGTCTTTGCAGACTTATGCACAGGCCATCGGTCTGGCGTTCCAGGTGCAGGACGACATTCTCGACGTCGAAAGCGATACCGAAACCCTCGGCAAACGCCAGGGTGCCGATATCGCACGCGACAAGCCAACCTACCCGGCCCTGCTCGGTCTCGACGCTGCCAAGGCCTACGCCCTGGAACTGCGCGATCAAGCCCTGCATGCGCTGCGACCGTTTGACGCGGCAGCCGAGCCGTTGCGCGATCTGGCCCGTTATATCGTCGACCGGCGCAGCTGA
- the ribA gene encoding GTP cyclohydrolase II → MPVVFVAASKLPTPFAQFTMHGFLDEENGREHVVLSLGEFVDGAPVLGRLHSECLTGDALFSQRCDCGSQLEAALQAIAREGRGVLLYLRQEGRGIGLLNKIRAYELQDGGADTVEANERLGFAADQRDYAMCLPMLEHLGVKSLRLMTNNPRKVKALTDMGIVVAERVPLHTGHNPHNKLYLATKASKLDHMMGNEHQGEADRA, encoded by the coding sequence GTGCCTGTCGTTTTTGTCGCCGCTTCCAAGCTGCCAACGCCTTTTGCGCAATTCACCATGCACGGCTTTCTCGATGAAGAAAACGGGCGCGAGCACGTTGTGCTGAGCCTGGGTGAGTTCGTCGACGGTGCCCCGGTACTCGGCCGGTTGCACTCCGAATGCCTGACCGGCGATGCCTTGTTCAGCCAGCGTTGCGACTGCGGCTCGCAGCTCGAGGCTGCCTTGCAGGCCATCGCCCGTGAGGGCCGGGGCGTGTTGCTGTACTTGCGTCAAGAGGGCCGTGGTATTGGCCTGCTGAACAAGATCCGCGCCTATGAATTGCAGGATGGCGGCGCCGATACCGTTGAAGCCAACGAGCGTCTGGGCTTTGCCGCCGACCAACGTGACTACGCCATGTGCCTGCCGATGCTGGAGCACCTGGGCGTGAAATCCCTGCGTCTGATGACCAATAACCCACGCAAGGTCAAAGCCTTGACCGACATGGGCATCGTGGTCGCCGAGCGCGTGCCGCTGCACACCGGCCATAACCCGCATAACAAACTCTACCTGGCCACCAAGGCCAGCAAGCTCGACCACATGATGGGCAACGAGCACCAGGGTGAGGCAGACCGGGCGTGA
- a CDS encoding phosphatidylglycerophosphatase A family protein, translated as MTDHPKQVPAEFVPPSVWRNPWHFLAFGFGSGTLPKAPGTWGSLVALPFIPLWQMLPDWGYWLMLGITMLFGFWLCGKVADDLRVHDHEGIVWDEMVGMWITLWLVPEGWYWLLAGFLMFRFFDILKPWPIRWIDRHVHGGVGIMLDDVLAGVFAWLAMQGLVWIFA; from the coding sequence GTGACAGATCATCCCAAACAGGTCCCGGCGGAATTCGTACCGCCCTCGGTCTGGCGCAATCCGTGGCATTTCCTGGCGTTCGGCTTCGGCTCGGGCACCTTGCCAAAAGCACCGGGCACCTGGGGTTCGTTAGTTGCGCTACCCTTTATCCCGTTGTGGCAGATGCTGCCCGATTGGGGTTACTGGCTGATGCTCGGCATCACCATGCTGTTTGGCTTCTGGCTGTGCGGCAAGGTCGCTGACGATTTGCGGGTGCACGACCATGAAGGCATCGTCTGGGACGAAATGGTCGGGATGTGGATCACCCTGTGGCTGGTGCCGGAAGGTTGGTACTGGTTGCTGGCGGGGTTTTTGATGTTCCGCTTCTTCGACATCCTCAAGCCGTGGCCGATTCGCTGGATCGACCGGCATGTGCATGGCGGCGTTGGGATCATGCTCGATGACGTATTGGCCGGGGTGTTTGCGTGGTTGGCGATGCAGGGGCTGGTATGGATTTTTGCCTGA